A window of Natronolimnobius sp. AArcel1 contains these coding sequences:
- a CDS encoding chemotaxis protein CheW: MTDDRAERIRNIRNRTSDSSDSNEDGDDAETPEETTVGTDGDVDETDSSAETHAPDAATDDDAVDAADDDADTADENAAAGDDEPDETGDVDESEPADSSEANESTTDDAVAAGEGAETDTSGDDADSAGETVTYDERTLEPSTDEQNDGVAAASLQGAIAGMSDTVTIDERVGEATVDATAIGQGANTYGEATADGEQVFDRDNSLVASAHNDEETVQMLEFFLNENRYAIEIDRISAIVEMKEITRFPRGPDAIDGVTDLRGEITGVLDPTAMLDVERNEPSDDHYIVVLERDDDTQKLGIRVTDVSQAVTYRESQIDDTGSVMDGGTGQHEYVDGIIKKEVNGETALVAWLAVDDLIENTSMDHGLGEIGHEQRV; this comes from the coding sequence ATGACTGACGACAGAGCCGAACGAATCCGAAACATTCGGAATCGCACAAGCGACTCGAGCGACTCGAACGAGGACGGGGACGATGCGGAGACGCCCGAGGAGACCACCGTCGGTACTGACGGCGATGTGGATGAGACTGACTCGAGTGCTGAAACGCACGCACCAGACGCGGCTACCGACGACGATGCCGTCGATGCGGCTGATGATGACGCAGACACGGCTGATGAAAACGCAGCCGCCGGGGACGACGAACCGGACGAAACCGGTGACGTTGACGAGTCAGAACCTGCTGACTCGAGCGAAGCCAACGAGTCTACAACTGACGATGCTGTGGCTGCAGGTGAGGGCGCAGAAACTGACACCAGCGGCGACGACGCTGACAGCGCCGGTGAGACAGTCACCTACGACGAGCGCACCCTCGAGCCATCGACTGACGAACAGAACGACGGCGTCGCGGCGGCCTCACTGCAGGGTGCAATCGCGGGGATGTCGGATACGGTTACGATCGACGAACGCGTTGGTGAAGCGACCGTCGACGCGACGGCGATCGGCCAGGGTGCAAACACCTACGGCGAAGCGACGGCCGACGGCGAGCAGGTGTTCGACCGCGACAACTCGCTCGTCGCCTCGGCGCACAACGACGAGGAGACGGTCCAGATGCTCGAGTTTTTCCTCAACGAGAACCGCTATGCGATCGAGATCGACCGCATCAGCGCGATCGTTGAGATGAAAGAGATCACCCGCTTCCCACGCGGGCCGGACGCAATTGACGGTGTAACCGACCTGCGCGGCGAGATCACGGGTGTGCTCGATCCGACGGCGATGCTCGATGTCGAGCGCAACGAACCATCTGATGACCACTATATTGTCGTCTTAGAGCGCGATGACGACACGCAGAAACTCGGCATCCGCGTTACGGACGTCTCACAGGCCGTGACCTACCGCGAGTCCCAGATTGACGACACAGGCTCGGTCATGGACGGCGGTACCGGCCAACACGAATACGTTGACGGCATCATCAAAAAAGAGGTCAACGGCGAGACGGCACTCGTTGCCTGGCTCGCGGTCGACGACCTCATCGAAAACACGAGCATGGACCACGGCCTCGGCGAGATCGGCCACGAACAACGCGTCTGA
- a CDS encoding ParA family protein, with translation MAGSARLCVTNQKGGVGKTTVAINLAGALNERGQNVLFVDLDPQGNATEGLGLLEAYDAEPPTLLDALVDPTSVTAEELVYDHPEMDVIASNVDMNAAHSVLVEQDDAEMQLDALLSSLEAARGYDFVVVDCPPQLGLITDNALCATEQLVIPALAESTSKRSLELLFDYTGSLEMDHDVQIEPIALVANRVEHTNQADQMLEWFDEALPDVPLFEIRKRVALQRAFEAGSSVFAVEEEVDMQAEFTTMAETIETRVTTRDREVPA, from the coding sequence ATGGCGGGATCTGCTCGGCTGTGTGTGACAAATCAGAAAGGCGGTGTCGGCAAGACGACCGTGGCGATCAACCTCGCCGGTGCGTTGAACGAACGCGGACAGAACGTCCTGTTCGTCGACCTGGACCCACAGGGCAACGCAACCGAGGGGCTCGGCTTGCTCGAGGCGTACGACGCTGAGCCGCCGACGCTGCTTGACGCCCTCGTCGATCCGACGAGTGTCACCGCCGAGGAGTTGGTCTACGACCACCCCGAGATGGACGTCATCGCGAGCAACGTCGACATGAACGCCGCGCACTCGGTCCTCGTCGAACAGGACGACGCTGAGATGCAACTCGACGCCCTTCTCAGTTCGCTCGAAGCGGCCCGTGGCTACGATTTTGTCGTCGTTGACTGTCCACCGCAACTCGGGTTAATCACCGATAACGCACTCTGTGCGACCGAACAGCTCGTGATCCCCGCACTCGCCGAATCGACGAGCAAGCGCTCGCTCGAGTTACTGTTCGATTACACTGGCTCGCTCGAAATGGACCACGATGTCCAGATCGAGCCGATTGCACTCGTCGCAAACCGCGTCGAACACACGAATCAGGCGGACCAGATGCTCGAGTGGTTCGACGAGGCGCTGCCGGACGTGCCACTGTTCGAGATCCGCAAGCGAGTCGCGCTCCAGCGGGCGTTCGAAGCCGGCTCATCGGTGTTTGCGGTCGAAGAGGAAGTCGATATGCAAGCGGAGTTTACAACAATGGCTGAGACGATTGAGACACGCGTTACGACCCGAGACAGAGAGGTGCCGGCATGA
- the cheB gene encoding chemotaxis-specific protein-glutamate methyltransferase CheB produces MVRAVIADDSAVMRETLGKILEAGGLDVVGRAKNGTEAVELITDLEPDVATIDIQMPGLTGHEVIEQVMATKPTPMLVISSQTTKNADATFDALEAGAVDFIAKPSGDNSVDIWSKQDEIVDQVRAVAQAAVGQVETNSRPTRETQRPESTAIDVSAEFPNDPTLIIGASTGGPRVVEQVLSELPERAGLRILVVQHMADHYTERFANRLNERTTYEIKEARETETVGPGEALLAKGGTHMAVSGWSRGELTVVHDDGPQRHNVKPAIDVTMETAADTVRGNLAGVIMTGMGADGADGLAAIKDAGGKAIVQDEATSRVYGMPKVAAERVDVDMTLPKDRLAEGVVNAFRGWSA; encoded by the coding sequence ATGGTCCGAGCCGTCATCGCTGACGACTCTGCGGTCATGCGCGAAACGCTCGGAAAGATTCTCGAGGCCGGCGGCTTAGACGTCGTCGGTCGGGCGAAAAACGGCACTGAAGCGGTCGAGCTCATTACCGATCTCGAGCCCGATGTTGCAACGATCGACATCCAGATGCCGGGGCTGACTGGCCATGAGGTGATTGAACAGGTGATGGCCACAAAGCCGACGCCGATGCTGGTTATCAGTTCACAGACAACGAAAAACGCGGATGCGACCTTCGACGCGCTCGAGGCGGGCGCAGTCGACTTTATCGCGAAACCATCTGGGGACAACTCGGTTGATATCTGGTCGAAACAGGACGAGATCGTCGATCAGGTGCGGGCAGTCGCACAGGCAGCAGTCGGGCAGGTAGAGACAAACTCGCGACCGACACGCGAGACACAGCGCCCCGAGTCGACGGCGATCGACGTTTCGGCGGAGTTCCCGAACGATCCGACGCTGATCATCGGTGCATCGACTGGCGGCCCGCGGGTCGTCGAACAGGTGCTCTCCGAGCTTCCCGAGCGAGCAGGGTTACGAATTCTGGTAGTTCAACACATGGCTGATCATTATACGGAACGGTTTGCGAATCGACTGAACGAACGAACGACCTACGAGATCAAAGAAGCCCGCGAGACCGAGACGGTCGGTCCGGGCGAGGCGCTCTTGGCGAAAGGCGGCACACATATGGCCGTCTCCGGCTGGTCTCGAGGCGAACTGACCGTGGTCCACGACGACGGCCCGCAGCGACACAACGTCAAGCCAGCAATCGACGTGACGATGGAGACAGCCGCTGACACCGTCCGTGGCAATCTCGCGGGCGTCATCATGACCGGCATGGGCGCAGATGGTGCCGACGGACTGGCAGCGATCAAAGACGCTGGTGGCAAAGCTATCGTCCAAGACGAGGCTACCTCTCGCGTCTACGGCATGCCCAAAGTCGCCGCTGAGCGCGTCGACGTGGATATGACGCTGCCGAAGGACCGACTCGCCGAGGGCGTTGTCAACGCCTTCCGGGGGTGGTCCGCATGA
- the cheA gene encoding chemotaxis protein CheA, whose amino-acid sequence MVRMSDAMSTFVQESQEDIRKLNNALLDLEDDPSSSDAIETVFRVAHNLKGNFGVMGYTKASNQAHAIEDLLDCIRDGELAVTGERMDLIFRGVDNLEAMVNEISATGETETEPEESIAEIRESIEAGDDGDAVAAGDTADDDADAAVDGHEVPLEALAEDVDLEDDAQLYRAVIDIDNEDAPHVDAMFVLDATNDEYDLVRTVPGDDILESDEFGGVFDAYLLTDSVVTADDIAGFYEESRYVADVNVESVTDDVLAGPADESDDADEQEADDDSSGSSSGASQGTQEVESIRVDVDQVDQLYNQVEEMVTSRIKLRKIIEEHNLVEAEDELEEHGKITSSLQDTVLEIRLVPLKKIVGNFPRVVRDISRDQGKEIDFQMDGVDIEMDRSILNELGDPLMHLIRNAVDHGIESPDEREANGKSREGTIKLIGERERDRVSITVEDDGKGLEVEEIREKAVEQGVKTEEEAAVLDDSEVYDLIFHPGFSTTEEVTEVSGRGVGMDVVNQVVRGVDGSINVESEPGNGTSITLMLPVSVAIVRVLFVTVGDENYGVPIKNIDEISEFADVSVESVEGRPTITHDGNVFPLLSLGEHLDVPETDPGEDDMVIRIKDTVRQVCLRCSDVVGQEEVVIKPFEGILSGAPGISGASVLGEGEVVMILDVETL is encoded by the coding sequence GTGGTCCGCATGAGCGACGCCATGAGCACGTTCGTTCAGGAAAGTCAAGAGGATATCCGCAAACTCAACAACGCCCTGCTCGACCTCGAGGACGACCCCTCGAGTTCGGATGCCATCGAGACGGTGTTCCGAGTCGCACACAACCTGAAAGGCAATTTCGGCGTGATGGGCTATACGAAAGCGAGCAATCAGGCCCACGCAATCGAGGACTTACTCGATTGTATCCGCGATGGCGAACTCGCCGTCACCGGCGAGCGGATGGACCTTATCTTCCGCGGCGTCGACAACCTCGAGGCGATGGTCAACGAGATTTCGGCCACTGGCGAGACAGAAACCGAGCCGGAGGAGTCCATCGCAGAGATTCGCGAGTCGATTGAGGCGGGCGACGACGGCGACGCCGTGGCCGCTGGCGACACTGCTGATGACGACGCAGACGCCGCAGTCGACGGCCACGAGGTGCCACTCGAGGCGCTCGCCGAGGACGTCGATCTCGAGGACGACGCACAACTGTACCGCGCGGTCATCGACATCGACAACGAGGACGCGCCACACGTCGACGCGATGTTCGTCCTCGATGCGACCAACGATGAGTACGACCTCGTCCGAACGGTCCCCGGCGACGACATTCTCGAGTCCGACGAGTTCGGTGGCGTCTTCGATGCGTATCTGTTGACCGACTCGGTCGTCACCGCCGACGACATCGCGGGCTTCTACGAGGAGAGTCGCTACGTCGCCGACGTCAATGTCGAGTCCGTCACGGACGACGTCCTCGCCGGGCCGGCCGATGAGAGCGACGACGCAGACGAACAAGAGGCGGACGACGACAGTTCCGGTAGCAGTTCCGGCGCCTCACAGGGCACCCAGGAAGTCGAGTCCATCCGCGTCGACGTCGATCAGGTCGACCAACTTTACAACCAAGTCGAAGAGATGGTCACCAGCCGGATCAAGCTCCGTAAGATCATCGAGGAACACAACCTCGTCGAAGCTGAAGACGAACTCGAGGAACACGGCAAGATCACCTCGAGTCTCCAGGATACCGTCCTCGAGATTCGACTGGTGCCACTGAAGAAAATCGTCGGTAACTTCCCGCGAGTCGTCCGGGACATCTCCCGCGATCAGGGCAAGGAAATCGACTTCCAGATGGATGGCGTTGATATCGAGATGGATCGCTCGATCCTGAACGAACTGGGTGATCCGCTGATGCACCTCATTCGAAATGCGGTCGATCACGGAATCGAGTCACCCGACGAGCGCGAGGCAAATGGCAAGTCACGCGAGGGGACGATCAAACTCATCGGTGAGCGCGAACGCGACCGCGTCTCGATCACCGTCGAAGACGACGGCAAGGGTCTCGAGGTCGAAGAGATTCGAGAGAAGGCAGTCGAGCAAGGTGTCAAGACCGAGGAGGAAGCCGCCGTACTCGATGACTCGGAAGTGTACGATCTCATTTTCCACCCTGGCTTCTCAACGACCGAGGAGGTCACCGAGGTCAGCGGCCGTGGCGTCGGCATGGACGTCGTGAATCAGGTCGTCCGCGGTGTCGATGGCTCGATCAACGTCGAAAGCGAACCCGGCAACGGAACGAGCATTACGCTGATGCTACCCGTCAGCGTCGCCATTGTTCGCGTCCTGTTCGTTACGGTTGGTGACGAGAACTACGGCGTCCCGATCAAAAACATCGACGAAATCTCGGAGTTCGCAGACGTCTCGGTCGAATCTGTCGAGGGACGGCCGACGATCACGCACGACGGCAACGTCTTCCCACTACTCTCGCTCGGTGAGCACCTCGATGTACCCGAAACTGACCCCGGCGAGGACGACATGGTCATCCGGATCAAGGACACGGTTCGGCAGGTCTGTCTGCGCTGTTCTGACGTCGTCGGCCAAGAAGAGGTCGTCATCAAGCCGTTCGAGGGTATCCTGAGCGGTGCCCCAGGCATCAGCGGTGCGTCGGTACTTGGTGAAGGTGAAGTCGTGATGATCCTCGACGTCGAAACGCTCTAA
- the cheY gene encoding chemotaxis protein CheY, with product MDVLITDDSGFMRDLLREILEEDHTIVGEAENGVEAVELYQEETPDIVFMDIVMPIKDGIEATDEITDLDPNAKVVMCTSVEQAEQMKESIKAGAEGYITKPFQKESVLEELNSIVAG from the coding sequence ATGGACGTACTGATTACGGATGATTCTGGGTTCATGCGGGATCTCCTCCGCGAAATCCTCGAAGAGGATCATACGATCGTCGGCGAAGCCGAGAACGGTGTCGAAGCAGTTGAACTGTATCAAGAAGAGACACCGGATATCGTCTTTATGGATATTGTGATGCCGATCAAAGACGGCATCGAAGCGACCGACGAGATCACGGATCTGGACCCCAACGCGAAAGTCGTCATGTGTACCAGTGTCGAACAGGCCGAGCAGATGAAAGAATCGATCAAAGCTGGTGCTGAGGGATACATCACGAAGCCGTTCCAGAAGGAAAGCGTGCTCGAGGAACTCAACAGCATCGTCGCCGGGTAA